The window AGAACAATATGATTACAAGTCTTATACATAAAGGGCCTTCCAAGGCGCGCCACGCGTCGGCCCGACTACACATGGATGACCCTTTATCTATTATTGGACTTGTAATCTGTTATTCATAGAGACAGTCTATAATCCGTGGGACCTTCAAGACGGTTTTGACGACTGTTTAATACCGTGTTTTGCGGGAAACCTAACAATTGCTTTGTATTTCTTAAATACACTGTAAATTGGATTGGTCAAAAACAAAAACGAAACACTATAGAATTCAATCCGTCTGCTGGAGCTAGTGATCCAAAAGGCTCGAGCGTTTTGGATCACTAGCTGGAGCCTTTTGGAAGGGCATACCGCGCTCGTTGAGCTGTGATAGTGAAGAAGTGTCTACGAACACCCGTGGTGCTACAGGAAGCACGCCTCCGACGCATTGTTGTTACTAGTGGTTCTTGTTGAATAGATGCGCTGTTTATTATTGCTCTACACACTGTTTACATTCCTCCGACGAAAGCTATGTTGAGTTTTGTTTATCTTAGTTTTATATTGACTCAAGTTCAACTCTCTCGCTTGTCCAGTTATCGCTTTTATATACTTTTAGATATAAGTCCGAAACAATCTCTGTTCATTTATGTACTGACATACGAATTTCAAATttacctaggtacttaagtgTTTGATAGATGGCAATCACCGTAGTTATACGCTTATTTTTGAGAtgcatttttaaatataatatgattAGGCAGCTGTTGCATCGTGTTACTCCATTccatgatattttatttttcgcGCGTTTGGAAATGGTTCGTTTGCCAAAGAAATTTTGAAAATcagcaaaaacaaaattatttcaCGTCTTATTTTAATAGTCCACGTTTTGTTTCCGTGCTTGTCATTAATATTAATTCAgtatgataataattattgttatttacTATGCATAATTATAAACCTGATTTTATTACACGACATTTTGCGggagtatttttttaagtaatcgTAGCCTTATCCTTTATACACGTTAGTATGTTAAGAAATACTCCCAAATTGTCTGACGTATAACACTCCGATAGTGGACAATGTAAAAtcatattatgtaaattatttattattattcaattaCATCTCTTATTGTAACGTTTTATTTATCGAGCTAAAATTGTAAGTTCCTAACTAGCTAGCTTCTCATTTGTAAAGTATACTTCTCAGTTAGCTTGTCGCTGATAGTTTGTTCGGCTTAACAGTTATCGCGTAGTAGGTGTAACGTTATTACTCTAATACATTATGAATCTattactttataaaatgatttcGGAATTGAGTCTGCGCCTGTGCGCGGGCCGGgcgaataataattattatatatgcCTACGTATACGTGTCATGCAATATACTAATACCACGTGCCTTAGCTACGGCCCACTCCCATATCATCTAGGCAAACTATGTTAAATCTATCAATAGTTATTATAATGTAcatatgttttaaaataaaccgATATTTTATGGATTTTTAAGGAATTTGTATATTGTAaagattattaattaattttatcataaaattaatgcCTAGCTAATAAGTGCTACAtttgtgaaaaataaataacatttaaaaactcATTGTTTTATTTCGAAAActcttaatataaataattacatacaacattaataaaatttgcaataaaaCAATCAATAACAACAATTTGATTATACAAATGATAACAATAACATCGTGAACGactaatacaatacaatattctAGCTGTGAGTGATGTGGTTCCATACAACGAACACACAGGCGGCGTTGCCGTGTCGTGCGAATCTTCTATACTGTTGTGAGCTTACGACTAAGTGAATACTGATATGAAATGCGTGTTTGGATCTGCTCCCATTCACTATTATATTATCAGCTCCGATGATAGGTTGAACGCGATATAAATTTTCTGGAATACATGATAAGGCTTGGCTTTTTAAATGTCACGTTCAATATCGTCATTTTGGATCCTAATATCCAATAATCTGAAGGCAAGGAATATTCTGATGTATATTGACAGCACTTACTAAAGTCATACTATACCATAACTTTAGTGGTCCATGGTTTTATAAAGGGTATTTTAGAGCTGCTGTTGATTTTCTTAGGCCAAATCGCCGTATCTAAtgaataatatatattcaataaGAATTAATTCAAGTGTTACAACGGAATTGATACTATAACCAGTGGGAACAGCCGGCCCAGCCAAAGTTACAATGGCTAtagcttcgacaacgaaacgctttgtatctctatcactcttccatattagtgcgtcAGTGATtattgcgtttcgatcgctacggagcgtaagcgattggcattttggctatgCGGCCAGAACCGTGCACTCAGAATAGGCCGACGGATTTCTTGAGGTCCTTCTGCTTCCAGCCGGGCAGCGCGCGGAACTCGGTGTACGGCATGTGGAACGCGGACACGAAGTCGTCGTGCGTCAGGTAAAGCTGGAAAATGTTCAAGTTTAGGAGCACTCCATGAAATTGtgtaccgtttgtcccgtaaatagtagtttgtgttacaagggatcaaaatgatatctttccgtcaagggcgtacattgaatcctgagcgtaaaaagggattcaagtgttaacgcccaagacgaaataattttgataccgtgtgacacatactgctttacacatcaactatgaggaaaataaagaaatcttagtgttgacacaatctgatgcttaaacagattatttaagctaaaaaaaagaatgtacaaaaaatgtaaaaatagtgtgcttgaacaAAAAAGTTACTTTGACCCCCCCTAGCAAggaggaaaagtgccactttgatccctcctcgcagggaagaaaaagctcattcccgaataggtggtgtgaaaagagcattttcacttaactgaGCACCTTtgacggccggttagcaatcgttacaacactgacggtcaatgtcaaatcccatacattttgtcaaaaatgtaacggttagacattactgaaacacgacttaagtcgcgctttaaagtacaagctaaatgaaaatgcccataaATGTGAATTTTCTGAAGAATTGCAggtaagagtttccttttctatgacaaatggtcaaaaatatgcacagaaaattAATCGCCTgttttaaatgccgaaaaaaacgTCGCAACactggaaataaaatgcgtttgttcgggacagcccgtggattGCTCCTTAGACGGTCAGCAAAGTGAAAAAATATGGGAATACTTGAGCTAAGGGAGTTGAGTTTGGCCACATACATAAATGAATTCATAAATCCATTtgggcagtggcggatttcccataaggcacagtaggcccgggcctagggcggcgagatattaggggcggcaaattgtgacaaaaaaaatTCACTGATGATAACAAAACATAACTTAAACaataattacataaattaggccaggcaacgtATTCTCaaagagggaaatgcttggaacacaatttttgacttcgtacctaactttatttggactatctaactaggaggtgaacatatcaaaagtccccggccgtagcccttgagccgggggaagagagggTTTGAAGGTACCATTTTTCcgtttttcgcttatatctcggaaattatgcgttctaacgacatgatACATGACatattattatacaaaatgaaagttggttaaatttgctacaagctacaattgTTACGATATCTTGAGGGCCCTCCACacttgtgcgcgaatcgcggcgcgaagcccgcaaacgcgagtgtggcgtcgatttcgcagattgttgacgccttcgcgccttgttctccgtttatagggttccgtacctcaaaaggaaaaaaacggaacccttataggatcactcgtgtgtctggctgtccgtctgtcacagcctattttctccgaaactgctggaccaattaagttgaaatttggcacacatatgtaagtttgtgacccaaagatggacgtgtaacgtaaataaatgaattttaaatatggaggccattttgggggtaaatgagaatctttaaataaagtttttcaaactatatcgtgttacatacaTATCTTAGGATAagtagtttagcagttattcaagaaaataggcaaaaaaaagttctacttatgtttattttttagatGTTTTGAATGTtcttgtaggtacataaaaagtcaatgttattggtaaaactatcacttaaaatgaataagtatttgcttatatTTTTCCGTAAAATctatgttcctatgatcatgtcacaaggacgtatagtttccgagatataataagcgaaaaacccaaaaatgtgaccttcaaaccaaacctaGGGGGCCAAGTCCCCGCtcaaggggacttttgatatgttcacttccgagtccaaataaagttactataagttaaaaatatgtcccaagcatttccctctataatatatcttttcgttgcctgatctaaatgtagtcaatgatgggtgctgatgctgagaaaggggcggctacaaggcctggggcctagggcggcaaagactgcaaatccgccactgcattTGGGTCATTTCCACATTCTCATGGAACTGTTTTTCGACTTCTCGGAAATGGAAAGCTTTTTGCTAAGGGTGTATCACTTCACAGTGTAATTGCTATCACGGCAGGTCGCTAGATAAATCGAAGGAGGCATTCAAATACTATAGGAACACCATTACCGCCTACCACCACTAGACAAGGAAGCGTTGTTGCCGCTCTGTACCGCGGTGTTGCCACACGAGCATTACTAGACGTAGCTTTGAAGTACCTCTTTAGCCAGCGGGTCGACATCAGAAGGCAGATGGTCCTTAGGCCCGCACAGCACCGCCAGTGGGTACTTCTCGTGCTGGTCGAAGCGGTTGGCGCTGTTGCCGCTCTGCAGCGCGCTGTTGCCATTCTTCACGATCGCCTTGCCTTCAAGGGCGCTGATGATGGCGCTGAATGTTTTATGGCCCtggtaaagaaataaataaagccAATTTGGTTTCTTGCGAAGTAACGAATCTCTCATAGTTGTCGAGTCATTAATAAGGCCCAAGGCCCAAGGTCTTGATCGCTGGTCCGTTCTAAATTTAGACACGGTGCTGAAATATAGACATGCACAGCGTACGGCGTAAACTGAAAGCCAAGGGCCGGTTAcactcatagactaggaatcctctagaccgagtttagaacaattattgcatgcaaccgatgatgccaaaaatgcgggggtgcgcgggacgaggtgagcgaagtcccgtgccctGATTGGTCTGTTCAAAggcacggacgtcacacaaagatactttcgactcgaacatggagtaaaattaccgtatgcgtggcagagggggtagcgcgactatgctcagtctggaggatgttttgtctgtggttacACTAAACCGTTTGTAACTATTTACATTTCCGCAATTTTTTAATGTATGTGAAATTTCATACTTTGCCGCTGATCACTCCATTTTGTGGCCaatgcaactggccctaagtgaCTCTGATATTTCGTAGTACGAAGGTAATGCATTTACTTTCCACATGGAGTGTTTCCAGTGTGGGAAGAAGCCCGTGTAGTGCGGCGGCTCCCGGCCCTGGCTCAGCACGATCACCGGCGTCTCGGGGTCGCGCGCGGCCGGATCTGCGAATAAAACACGCATATTCGATATTTTTAAATCTAACGTGCGTTAAATagtaaaaaattcagtaaatttaGATTTGCTTGCGTACCGGCAACCCACCCGCTTCTTAGAATTCTTATCAAAAAacggtgtattcccatttgtcctcGCCCCACGTGACCGCCGCCAGAAATGAGGCGGGGACAAGGAATGATTTATATGAATACACCAATTCCCATCAATGCCCAGCGGGAACAAATGGGTATAtaactaaaaaaccgggcaagtgcgagtcggactcgcgcacgaagggttccgtaccaaaaaaaaaaccgaaaaaaattcaaaaagaaaacggtcacccatccaagtactgaccacgcccgacgttgcttaactttggtcaaaaatcacgtttgctgtatgggagtcccacttaaatctttattttattctgtttttagcatttgttgttatagcggcaacagaaatacatcatctgtgaaaatttcaactgtctagctatcacggttcgtgagatacagcctggtgacagacggacagacggacggacggacggacggacagcgaagtcttagtaatagggtcccgttttatcctttgggtacggaaccctaaaaactgacaGCCGAGTGGATCAAGCGCTCGCCGCCACTAACGCGATACAACCATCGGAAAGGTACTTAGTCAGTACTGAAATGTTTTTGGATGTTTTAAGTACGTAATAGGTACTAGcaagctcactccgcgatttcgtcgcgtcgcaacaagtacatccgtcccacaccaattttggtggccagccataagccgcgcatgccgcttgcgccacctagcggtcatatctgttcTAATCGCAACAGACGCgatttgttagagagtgaatattctgtacctagtactattatttactctGTGGTACTATTTACATGTGGGTGTATTTGAAGAATTGGAAAGCTTGGGATCCAGACAAGGCTATCCACCACCTGTTTTAAATGGATTCTTAGCTATTTTGGACACATAGCCAGCCGAGAAACTGACAACTGGGAGAAACTTGTAGTTGTTGGGAAAGTAGACGGCAAGCGGCGACGTGGCAGATCTCCTGCTCGGTCTCTACTCTTACAGGCCTCACAATAGCAACCGCCATGAAGAAGGCCGAGAGCAGGGTGGGATGGAAGCGATTGGTGACAGAGGTCATCAGAAAATTTCAAGACGGACACGACTTTCAGCAATGAAGAAAACGACtagaaagagagagagagagagagagagatataTATATTTGAAGAATACCTTGCGCAAGGTAGGCGCCCGCGAGCGCGCGCGCGTCGTCCTTGGCGCGCTGGCAGCAGTGCGCGCCGAGCCACACGAACACGCTCGTGTGCGCGTCCAGCAGGGCCGCCGTCTCCGGCGCCAGGTCGTACTGGCTGAACGAGATGATCTCTTCAACTGAAAATGCAggaaatataattgaaataaggtacagtcaacaacagagctatgaatacaggcaaagtgccaaaaatatgtatacacgaccttaatgtacaggcaataaagtactgtatacatatttttgacactttgcctgtattcatagctctgttgttgactgtactagaaACCTGTCGAACGACAGCCGCTGAGTAAAATTATCGCGTAATATCTGCTGGTACTGCCTCATTTTTAGTAAACCACGTAAGTTGTACGGAGTATTTACCAATCAGAGCATGCCactttaacccttttccaggccacaccaatctacaaggtttttccaaaaaatccaaatacatacagggtgtaatcgttaagtgtggccaggccataattccgtaaatataacagatatcagaaaacttccaactgatatcgaaagtgcgttccccaatgagtaaaattacattaataactttttaaataaaagtagtaaTATCCCaaatattaacttcaaacccttcCATACATTTAGTAGGTAAGCCgttgtaaataaaattatttttcatttaaaaataaatgttagattaattatttcataaacggtatagttttattattttattacaatgtaTTCGTACAAATAACGAGTCTCAaacagttttatctcttacgacacccgACATTCTTTGAGGCTGTAAGTCGtcatactaaatgtatgggagtgttttaacttagtatttttaatatttctgcttttatttaaaaaaaagttattaatgtaattttactcattgggtaacgcactttcgatatcagttGGAATTTTTCGGATATCTgctatatttacggaattatggcCTGgtcacacttaacgattacaccctgtatattcaaatgaatccagctttgatgattAATTTGAAGACGAGTCACATTTTCGGAAAGTCTAattaaatttgaaccttaaatcaAATGTCTAaggttgaaattctattggcgcGTATGTGGCCGATAAATCGTACTgtctggaaaagggttaaatagTGCAATCATTTAAACACACATGAAACTTACAAGAATACTGCCCAGGAGCACCCAAAGACACGTAGAACAGGCGCGGCGGCAGCGGGCGTTCCATCTCCTTCAGCGGCGAGGCCACCAGCAGGTCGCGGCGGTCTCCGATGGCCGCCCAGAAGTCCGGCTTCTCTTTGCCTGaaattataactttattttGCCATAATACTGTTCAATGGTGTAGGCTGGAGAGGAGAGAAGATATGTCAGTAAATAGGCAGGTGGAACCAAGGAGTTTGCAGATTCAGATCAACTTATTCGTCGTGTGGTCGGTAAAATAACCAGACTTTTGTGAAGGACGATAGGGACGTAGAAACAGCTCCAGAGAAGGTAAACAATCAGAATCGCAATAGTGTAACTCCAGGTTAAACGTATTCAACTATAGTCCTAATTTTTCCATATATTTCTTGGTGTTCTCCATAGGTACGGTATGAAACATTGACGGATAGATACCATGTCACATATAGTTAAAGGGTGTCCGGATGAGATCGCTTTATCGGCCCCTACTTTTGACCTAAATCATATaccgttttattttatttaggcatgcaataaataacatattttatgtATCTGTTCCTGGGAAAGCTGATCGCCGCAGTGGTACCTTGCATGACGAGGGTGTGCTCGGCCGCGGCCATGTTCTTGGCGACCTCGCGCTCGTCGCCCGTGGCGTGCGCGGCGCACCACACCCACACGCGCGCGCCCTCGCGCAGCACGTAGCACGCGCCGCGCCcgagcgcgccgcgccgcaCCTCCGCGCCGCGCGCCTCGCGCGCGTACTGCCCCGACACGAGGATGAGCGCGCGGGACGGGGCCACCACTCGACGGCCCATAGCTGGGAAATTAACAAAACATGAATGGTGAGCTATTTTTTCATGTCTGCTGAATTTATCATCAATCGGATAATATAGTCTCCACAAAGACCACTGGCGTGGGCCAAATATTGTATGAAGCACGGCTTGGCTCTCTGCAGAAATATGTCAGTTATCACACACGTGCAAGGAATATGTCAGTTATCACAGGAACTGCAAAACCAAGTGAACCAACAAAGAGAGAGAGGAAATTATAATAAGCAAGTAGGCAGGTACTTACGATCGTAGTCTGAAGCGCTGCCGACATAAGTGATCATACGTCCCTTGAAAATTTGCAAGAAGTGCGCTGGTTCCTTGCCTTGATAAACCCACGCCTGAAAGCAATATTgctaatttgtaaaaaaatactcaatatttaataaacttaataaatgtGAGAATAATGGTACCTGGACGGGAAAACGCCCCAACTTATTGTAGAGGTCTTTAGCTTCTTTAGCACCCAAATTCCTCAGATCATTTGGCGAAGAGCCACCCTGAAAGACATAACATTTTAGTAATTGATTTTTCTGTTCTTGCACTTTTATGCCTCACCATCCTGTGGCGGCTATGGCATAGACTGGAAGATAGTAGCGCATGGTACCTTGGTGTACAGCTCGACGTACGCATCACATGTACCTAAAAGACGATAACGAGATGCGATTCACTTCTACTTCCATCGATTCCATTGGTGCAACTGGTGCAAGTGCCCCAGTTGTCCAACTATCTACACTAAACTAATGCATAATGTCTCACCATCCAGTAGTAGAGTATGGACTGGTCCCCAGTCGGCGCGTGGTAGGTGTACAACACGACGTAGCAGTCCCGGTCGTAGAACACGGCAGCCTGCGGGCGCTCCACCTCTATCAGCCCATTTTGCACGCGCCATACACGCAATACACCCGACCCGTCGTCCGGAAGCTGTGCCTGGATGTACAAGTACACGTATGATTAAAATCCTCATCAAAGAAGATTCACTTCTGAAATCCATCATTTAGGTTCCTGGCAGAGTCATAATGATGTTTATTATACACTACACTAGTTTGATTGGATTAGGTTTGGATACTTACATGACACATGCGTACGGAAACACTCAAATACTCACACTACAATTGCATGTAAGATGTTTAACATGTTTCGTCTATTACCTCTGCTGCAAGCCATGCATTGGAC is drawn from Cydia fagiglandana chromosome 4, ilCydFagi1.1, whole genome shotgun sequence and contains these coding sequences:
- the LOC134663962 gene encoding villin-like protein quail isoform X2, with the translated sequence MDQYQDEDGGSTRVAEAAFRTVPRDHTAFIIWRVAESGTEMLPRNHYGTFYDGEAYLVYSSSMPGQPAGPDVIRKEVKENGNTECAERHIHAWAGERCGALAALALRRGTQLASYLAVPTVIHREAATRESPRLLSYFRDGIRILRSGCNLNGGARLYRVRGRRPVLVQLDPVSWSQLAADGVFVLDTASLLVLWLGRAANLIEKMFGAKIAYRMARGADKGMTARRIAIAHDGYEQTLPPADRALLDALLELRARSVRPATPPADPPRPARLYRATQPPRVAPITAPSQRPAARLEEVKRAPLFREDLADDGVYIVDAGSRGVWAWVGPSAGASASRGALAAARGLARARRHVGPVSVTAAGREPLEFAALFHDWRWCDKRRDNRVRVARSATTRLDAVSLASNAWLAAEAQLPDDGSGVLRVWRVQNGLIEVERPQAAVFYDRDCYVVLYTYHAPTGDQSILYYWMGGSSPNDLRNLGAKEAKDLYNKLGRFPVQAWVYQGKEPAHFLQIFKGRMITYVGSASDYDPMGRRVVAPSRALILVSGQYAREARGAEVRRGALGRGACYVLREGARVWVWCAAHATGDEREVAKNMAAAEHTLVMQGKEKPDFWAAIGDRRDLLVASPLKEMERPLPPRLFYVSLGAPGQYSFEEIISFSQYDLAPETAALLDAHTSVFVWLGAHCCQRAKDDARALAGAYLAQDPAARDPETPVIVLSQGREPPHYTGFFPHWKHSMWKGHKTFSAIISALEGKAIVKNGNSALQSGNSANRFDQHEKYPLAVLCGPKDHLPSDVDPLAKELYLTHDDFVSAFHMPYTEFRALPGWKQKDLKKSVGLF
- the LOC134663962 gene encoding villin-1 isoform X1, whose amino-acid sequence is MLPRNHYGTFYDGEAYLVYSSSMPGQPAGPDVIRKEVKENGNTECAERHIHAWAGERCGALAALALRRGTQLASYLAVPTVIHREAATRESPRLLSYFRDGIRILRSGCNLNGGARLYRVRGRRPVLVQLDPVSWSQLAADGVFVLDTASLLVLWLGRAANLIEKMFGAKIAYRMARGADKGMTARRIAIAHDGYEQTLPPADRALLDALLELRARSVRPATPPADPPRPARLYRATQPPRVAPITAPSQRPAARLEEVKRAPLFREDLADDGVYIVDAGSRGVWAWVGPSAGASASRGALAAARGLARARRHVGPVSVTAAGREPLEFAALFHDWRWCDKRRDNRVRVARSATTRLDAVSLASNAWLAAEAQLPDDGSGVLRVWRVQNGLIEVERPQAAVFYDRDCYVVLYTYHAPTGDQSILYYWMGGSSPNDLRNLGAKEAKDLYNKLGRFPVQAWVYQGKEPAHFLQIFKGRMITYVGSASDYDPMGRRVVAPSRALILVSGQYAREARGAEVRRGALGRGACYVLREGARVWVWCAAHATGDEREVAKNMAAAEHTLVMQVIISGKEKPDFWAAIGDRRDLLVASPLKEMERPLPPRLFYVSLGAPGQYSFEEIISFSQYDLAPETAALLDAHTSVFVWLGAHCCQRAKDDARALAGAYLAQDPAARDPETPVIVLSQGREPPHYTGFFPHWKHSMWKGHKTFSAIISALEGKAIVKNGNSALQSGNSANRFDQHEKYPLAVLCGPKDHLPSDVDPLAKELYLTHDDFVSAFHMPYTEFRALPGWKQKDLKKSVGLF